The Chryseobacterium sp. 52 genome includes a region encoding these proteins:
- a CDS encoding MFS transporter, whose translation MNTKYLKLIVILSGQLLTIMDIFIINVSIPSIQRDLHASNGEMQLMIASYLIGFASFLITGGRLGDMYGRKKIFITGLVFFMLSSVACGVSSGATLLVVARFIQGVSAALMSPQVLSMIQILFTGHEERTKAMGWYGITIGTGTILGQFLGGYFSSMTIMEESWRLIFLINIPIGLLAIFFSRKILGESTISTRKNTFDFFGVIVLGTGLFCFTYALTRSEHQGIQLESISLILISVLIFMYFVKNQKMRLKTGKPYLMDFTLFSYTNFNLGILAVSFFFIMLDSYFYILSLFFQDGLQIGALDAGEIIVFQGLGFILASLFSARFILRYGKKFLMVGLALIMMVLILQILLFDREAPFSVLYLLLFFHGIGVGSIIPALASIALSGLPEKLAGNASGVYNTFQQAAAIVGIIVIGSVFYDVLGTKPSPQDYHHAFSVALIVNMVCVVIVLFSIIKVSDDVFPKRKG comes from the coding sequence ATGAATACTAAATATTTGAAATTGATTGTGATATTGTCCGGTCAGTTACTGACGATCATGGATATTTTCATTATTAATGTATCCATTCCATCCATTCAGCGTGATCTGCATGCTTCCAACGGAGAAATGCAGCTGATGATAGCCTCTTACCTGATTGGTTTTGCTTCATTTTTGATCACTGGCGGAAGGTTGGGAGATATGTACGGGAGGAAAAAAATCTTTATAACCGGACTGGTCTTTTTTATGCTGAGTTCCGTCGCGTGTGGAGTTTCTTCCGGTGCGACACTTCTTGTCGTTGCCAGATTTATTCAGGGAGTCAGTGCAGCACTGATGTCTCCGCAGGTGCTGTCGATGATACAGATCCTTTTTACAGGCCATGAAGAAAGAACAAAAGCGATGGGCTGGTACGGAATAACTATTGGGACCGGGACGATCCTGGGACAATTCTTAGGGGGCTATTTTTCATCGATGACCATAATGGAAGAATCGTGGAGACTTATTTTCCTGATCAATATTCCGATAGGTCTGTTAGCTATTTTCTTCAGCCGGAAAATCTTGGGTGAATCTACCATTTCAACTAGAAAAAATACGTTTGATTTCTTTGGGGTTATCGTATTGGGTACCGGACTTTTCTGTTTTACCTATGCGCTTACGAGATCTGAACATCAGGGAATTCAGCTGGAAAGTATATCGCTGATCCTGATTTCGGTATTGATCTTCATGTATTTTGTCAAAAATCAAAAGATGAGGTTGAAGACTGGAAAACCTTATCTGATGGATTTTACATTATTCAGCTATACAAATTTCAATCTGGGAATTCTGGCCGTTTCTTTTTTCTTTATTATGCTGGATTCTTACTTTTATATTCTGTCATTATTTTTTCAGGACGGACTGCAGATTGGTGCTTTGGATGCCGGAGAAATTATTGTTTTTCAGGGACTGGGTTTTATTCTGGCTTCTCTGTTCTCTGCCAGGTTTATTTTGCGGTACGGCAAAAAGTTTTTAATGGTAGGTTTAGCTTTGATCATGATGGTTCTTATCCTGCAGATTTTGTTATTTGATAGAGAAGCACCCTTTTCTGTTCTGTATTTGCTGTTATTTTTTCACGGTATCGGTGTAGGCTCTATTATTCCTGCTCTTGCCAGTATTGCTTTGTCCGGATTACCGGAAAAACTTGCCGGAAATGCTTCGGGAGTTTATAATACTTTTCAGCAGGCTGCTGCAATAGTTGGCATTATTGTGATCGGAAGTGTTTTTTATGATGTACTTGGAACAAAGCCTTCGCCACAAGATTACCATCATGCTTTTTCAGTTGCTTTGATTGTGAATATGGTTTGTGTGGTTATTGTTTTATTCTCAATTATAAAGGTTTCTGATGATGTATTTCCCAAAAGAAAAGGATAA
- a CDS encoding TetR/AcrR family transcriptional regulator has translation MKKEKVQERIIRVASDLFYRQGFNSTGINQIIAEADIAIGSLYNHFSSKNDLLQAYLIKEEAEWFKGFEEHSSKVSEPGEHLISLVDYRKKLQKSSKFAGCHFIKIISEVGDSSPVIADFVKRHKEKQKEMIRTLVKDYSENKKSVDVDLLAENIFLLIEGAVVTSTINRNTDSFDQIKKMIETLLS, from the coding sequence ATGAAAAAAGAAAAAGTACAGGAAAGAATTATCAGGGTCGCTTCAGATCTGTTTTACAGACAGGGTTTTAATTCAACAGGAATTAATCAGATTATTGCAGAAGCTGATATTGCTATTGGATCACTGTACAATCATTTTTCATCCAAGAACGATCTTCTTCAGGCCTACCTTATCAAAGAAGAGGCTGAGTGGTTCAAAGGTTTTGAAGAACATTCATCCAAAGTTTCAGAACCCGGAGAACACCTGATTTCTTTAGTTGACTATCGCAAAAAGCTGCAAAAATCTTCAAAGTTTGCAGGCTGTCATTTCATCAAAATTATTTCGGAAGTAGGAGACAGCAGTCCTGTCATTGCTGATTTTGTTAAAAGGCATAAAGAAAAGCAGAAAGAAATGATCAGAACACTTGTAAAAGATTATTCAGAAAATAAAAAATCCGTTGATGTTGATTTACTCGCAGAAAATATTTTCCTCCTGATCGAAGGGGCTGTTGTGACTTCTACCATTAACAGAAACACAGATTCTTTCGATCAGATCAAAAAAATGATTGAGACCTTGTTGTCTTAA
- a CDS encoding VOC family protein — protein sequence MKATNPVIYFEIPVSDLKRAEQFYTAVFNFSFEKEKIDGYDMALFPFEEKDSGITGALAKGHAYKPTKDGVIIYFKTENIDECLSKVLQNGGKTLYPKKTDKKHGFSVAEFEDSEGNRIAVHETINNY from the coding sequence ATGAAAGCCACTAATCCAGTTATATATTTTGAAATTCCTGTCAGTGATCTGAAACGTGCGGAACAGTTTTATACTGCAGTTTTCAATTTCAGCTTTGAAAAAGAAAAGATTGATGGTTATGATATGGCCTTATTCCCTTTTGAAGAAAAGGACAGTGGGATCACGGGAGCTCTTGCTAAAGGTCACGCCTATAAGCCAACCAAGGATGGTGTTATTATTTATTTTAAAACAGAAAACATTGATGAATGCCTGTCTAAAGTACTTCAGAATGGCGGAAAAACACTCTATCCTAAAAAAACAGATAAAAAGCATGGATTTTCCGTAGCTGAATTTGAAGATTCCGAAGGAAACAGAATTGCAGTTCACGAAACCATAAACAATTATTAG
- a CDS encoding NAD-dependent epimerase/dehydratase family protein, translating to MIKNNLSLVSGANGHLGNNLIRFLLKEGIPVRAAVRNIQNKKPFEGLNCEMVQADITDKASFIKALQGVETFYAVGASFKLWAKDPKKEIYDVNINGTRNTIEAAAEAGVKKIIYVSSVAALNYTKLPAKENGGYNPDRRDMYYNSKNDGEKLAFELAARSGIELVSVMPSAMIGSEAFFPLNVSYHILKLILNKEIPVDTKITLNWVDVKDVAKGCYLAAQKGRAGERYILANEKCMTITDTTILAGKLYPELKLKVPGSVPGPLLYIIAGIMELTAKISRKAPLLTRKDIMMFSGLQQDFDISKARNELGFNPKSPELAVKEALDYLIKQKHILEA from the coding sequence ATGATAAAGAACAATCTGAGCCTGGTTTCCGGGGCAAACGGACATTTGGGAAATAATTTAATACGGTTTTTATTAAAAGAAGGTATTCCTGTACGGGCTGCTGTAAGAAATATCCAGAATAAAAAGCCTTTCGAAGGATTGAATTGTGAAATGGTGCAGGCTGATATAACGGACAAAGCTTCTTTTATAAAAGCACTTCAGGGTGTGGAAACATTTTATGCTGTAGGTGCTTCCTTTAAGTTGTGGGCAAAAGATCCCAAAAAGGAAATTTATGATGTAAATATCAATGGTACCCGCAATACGATAGAAGCTGCGGCTGAAGCGGGTGTGAAGAAAATTATTTATGTAAGTTCAGTTGCTGCCTTAAATTATACCAAACTGCCTGCAAAAGAAAATGGAGGCTATAATCCGGACAGGCGGGATATGTATTACAATTCTAAAAATGACGGTGAAAAACTGGCTTTTGAATTGGCAGCGCGTTCAGGCATTGAACTGGTTTCTGTGATGCCTTCCGCTATGATCGGCAGTGAAGCTTTTTTTCCTTTGAATGTCTCTTACCATATTCTAAAACTGATTCTAAACAAAGAAATTCCCGTAGATACAAAAATTACCCTGAACTGGGTTGATGTGAAAGACGTCGCCAAAGGATGTTATCTTGCAGCCCAAAAGGGCAGAGCGGGGGAGCGTTATATTCTGGCTAATGAAAAATGTATGACGATCACAGATACCACCATATTGGCCGGGAAGTTGTATCCGGAACTGAAATTGAAGGTGCCGGGTTCTGTTCCCGGACCTTTACTGTATATCATTGCCGGAATTATGGAATTAACGGCCAAAATAAGCAGAAAAGCTCCTTTGCTGACCAGAAAAGATATCATGATGTTTTCCGGATTGCAACAGGATTTTGATATTTCCAAAGCCAGAAATGAATTGGGGTTTAATCCTAAAAGCCCTGAGCTGGCTGTGAAAGAAGCTTTAGATTATCTTATCAAACAGAAACATATTTTAGAGGCTTGA
- a CDS encoding Crp/Fnr family transcriptional regulator has product MHDKLLQYIGSDFSFNSDETEAVKQYFEPVSHSRNTLLETAGNIPGYLYYIVSGYLRLFYTDENGNEVTTHINCPPGFFTSYTHFTSQTRSEDNVQCITDCSLLRISKENLDQLTNRSQAMKDFSISVFQQSIAYNENRSKELSALSGEQRYLKLIENYPEIIHNVPVQYIASFLGMKPESLSRIRKKMIN; this is encoded by the coding sequence ATGCATGACAAGCTTTTACAGTATATAGGTTCTGACTTTAGTTTTAATTCTGATGAAACTGAAGCGGTAAAACAATATTTTGAGCCTGTCAGCCATTCCAGAAATACTTTACTGGAAACAGCAGGCAATATTCCCGGATATCTGTATTATATTGTTTCAGGATATCTCAGACTGTTTTATACAGATGAAAACGGGAATGAAGTAACCACACATATCAACTGCCCACCGGGATTTTTTACGTCATATACCCATTTTACCAGTCAGACACGATCTGAAGATAATGTACAGTGTATTACAGACTGCAGCTTATTAAGGATTTCCAAAGAAAACCTTGATCAGTTGACCAACAGAAGTCAGGCGATGAAAGATTTCAGTATTTCTGTGTTTCAACAGTCTATTGCTTATAATGAAAACCGTTCGAAAGAGCTGTCTGCATTAAGTGGGGAACAGCGCTACCTTAAGCTTATAGAGAATTACCCGGAAATTATTCATAATGTTCCTGTTCAGTATATTGCTTCGTTTTTAGGAATGAAACCGGAAAGCCTCAGCAGGATTCGAAAAAAGATGATTAACTAA
- a CDS encoding outer membrane beta-barrel family protein: protein MNRKIILLLSLISSSYFFAQSIEGTVTNLQNKPAPETEVLISKADTKFSAITDENGMFKIQLKEEGNYVLEIIKDGVKTNSENIIVKGNFKKDIQLKEAPVEQKLEGVTITAKKKLFERKVDRLVFNVENSVASQGIDAVEALAKTPMVRATDDAISIAGKSNVAVMINDRLLNLNGQELINYLKTIRSDDILKIEVITTPPSKYEAEGKSGLINIILKKNTTLGWNGSLQTSGSYYGGRPTTATRSGTTFNYQGDKLSVTGNLSIGDNYWENRSYNYLTGTMDHNYWNTNSTSTSNYRYKGGGLKGEYKINDDHLIGFNYNYSFSNPLEKGESRANIFDKDGDLNVSSNYNNKNHRNVHNATAFYDIKLDSSGSKLSLKANMLFNNSNAQNFYNTITSDMVSTFANPISKYRIYSGQADLEKTFGKVKTEAGLKYTKIKNDSEFNFFNIEEDQYILNTKRTNTFFYNEQNYAAYVSANFKINDQWDAKAGLRYEYTNLEGISMNDDSSAKIKYGKLFPTAYISYKPNENHSFSLNYSRRISRPYFGNLNPFKFYISELEYSTGNPYLLPSFSDNFEFGYVLNNNFNISLYYNYNKDNWDRIQVVEGKSKYSIVKNFYNEDQAGINISYNYNKLKWLESNIFLNGYYAKTKSYDPTAIAAPPGYSANFNIDNNFFLNKSKTLTLMLGLWSNLPNRDGNTYYYANASVYTGMKLNLMEKKLLINLYVNDILNTNRNKGIEYYPNYNVEYFNKGITRNIYLSVTYKFGNNNVKGATKELKFEESSRAGGGNN from the coding sequence ATGAATCGAAAGATTATTCTTCTTTTAAGCCTTATTTCATCATCTTATTTTTTTGCACAGAGCATTGAAGGTACGGTTACTAATTTACAAAACAAGCCGGCCCCGGAAACTGAAGTGCTTATCAGCAAAGCTGATACTAAATTTTCTGCGATTACAGATGAGAACGGGATGTTTAAAATTCAATTAAAAGAAGAGGGAAATTATGTATTGGAAATTATAAAAGACGGCGTAAAAACCAACAGCGAAAATATTATTGTAAAAGGAAATTTTAAAAAAGATATTCAGCTTAAAGAAGCTCCTGTAGAACAAAAACTTGAAGGCGTAACCATTACTGCAAAGAAAAAGCTATTTGAAAGAAAAGTGGACAGACTGGTTTTCAATGTAGAAAACTCTGTAGCTTCACAGGGAATTGATGCAGTGGAAGCCCTTGCAAAAACACCGATGGTACGCGCTACCGATGATGCCATCAGTATTGCGGGAAAAAGTAATGTCGCAGTGATGATCAACGACAGGCTATTGAACCTGAACGGGCAAGAATTAATCAACTATCTGAAAACTATACGGTCAGACGATATTCTCAAGATTGAAGTCATTACCACACCACCTTCAAAATATGAAGCGGAAGGAAAAAGCGGACTGATTAATATTATCCTTAAGAAAAATACGACTCTGGGCTGGAACGGATCGCTTCAAACCTCAGGAAGTTATTATGGGGGAAGACCTACCACAGCTACCCGAAGCGGTACTACTTTTAATTATCAGGGGGATAAACTGTCTGTTACCGGTAACCTGTCCATAGGTGATAACTACTGGGAAAACCGTTCCTATAATTATCTTACCGGAACCATGGATCATAATTACTGGAACACAAACAGCACCAGCACCAGTAATTATCGCTACAAAGGAGGCGGTTTAAAAGGAGAATATAAAATCAATGATGATCATCTGATCGGTTTCAATTACAATTACTCATTCAGTAATCCACTGGAAAAGGGCGAAAGCAGAGCGAACATTTTTGATAAAGACGGCGATCTGAATGTTTCATCTAATTACAACAATAAAAACCATAGAAATGTTCATAATGCAACGGCATTTTATGATATAAAACTGGACTCTTCGGGAAGTAAACTGAGCTTAAAAGCCAATATGTTATTCAATAATTCCAATGCTCAGAATTTCTATAATACGATTACTTCCGATATGGTTTCCACCTTTGCCAATCCAATCAGTAAATACAGGATCTATTCCGGTCAGGCGGATCTGGAGAAAACTTTCGGAAAGGTTAAAACGGAAGCGGGATTAAAGTATACAAAAATCAAGAACGATTCGGAGTTCAATTTTTTCAATATTGAAGAGGACCAATATATTCTGAACACAAAAAGAACGAATACTTTCTTTTATAACGAACAGAACTACGCGGCCTATGTATCGGCCAACTTTAAGATCAATGATCAATGGGATGCAAAAGCCGGGCTCCGCTATGAATATACCAACCTGGAAGGAATTTCCATGAATGATGATTCTTCGGCAAAAATTAAATATGGAAAACTTTTCCCTACAGCTTATATCAGCTATAAACCCAATGAAAATCATTCTTTTTCCCTTAATTATTCAAGGAGAATTTCCCGTCCTTATTTCGGAAACCTCAATCCGTTTAAATTTTATATTTCTGAGCTGGAGTACAGTACAGGAAATCCTTATCTGCTGCCTTCGTTTTCGGATAATTTTGAATTCGGATATGTTTTAAATAATAATTTTAATATCTCTTTATACTATAACTACAACAAAGATAACTGGGACAGAATTCAGGTGGTAGAAGGCAAATCAAAGTACAGCATCGTTAAAAATTTCTACAACGAAGACCAGGCCGGAATCAATATCAGCTATAATTACAATAAGCTGAAATGGCTGGAATCTAATATCTTTCTGAATGGGTATTATGCGAAAACAAAATCGTATGACCCAACTGCCATTGCTGCACCTCCGGGATACAGCGCCAATTTTAATATTGATAATAATTTCTTTCTGAATAAAAGTAAGACGCTCACTTTAATGCTCGGACTTTGGAGCAATCTTCCGAACAGGGACGGAAATACGTATTATTACGCCAATGCTTCCGTTTATACAGGGATGAAACTCAATCTGATGGAAAAGAAGTTACTGATTAATCTTTATGTGAACGACATTCTGAATACCAACCGTAACAAAGGGATAGAATATTATCCCAATTATAATGTAGAATATTTTAACAAGGGCATCACCCGAAACATTTATCTTTCAGTCACCTATAAATTCGGGAACAATAATGTGAAAGGGGCGACGAAAGAATTGAAGTTCGAAGAATCCAGCAGAGCGGGAGGAGGAAATAATTAA
- a CDS encoding TetR/AcrR family transcriptional regulator, giving the protein MKTKDKILTKALELFNEKGYNNITTRHIATALNISAGNLHYHFRHSEDIIKILFSELILKMDVLLADLQKVDNKTLEDLYKFTFSTYEIFYSFRFIFMNFFDILKNNPTIESQYESINISRKDEFRDIFEGFQKDNIFKNDIPDFILGSLTTQIFIIADNWLIHNSLSFKLNKDEAVKHYALIQMNLFYPLLTEEQQKLYELKYVSEI; this is encoded by the coding sequence ATGAAAACCAAGGATAAAATATTAACAAAAGCACTGGAACTGTTCAATGAAAAAGGCTATAACAACATTACCACAAGGCACATTGCAACAGCCCTAAACATCAGTGCAGGAAATCTGCATTATCATTTCAGGCATTCTGAAGATATTATCAAAATCCTTTTTTCTGAACTGATCCTTAAAATGGACGTTTTATTGGCCGATTTGCAGAAAGTAGATAACAAAACACTGGAAGATCTCTATAAATTTACATTTTCAACCTACGAGATATTTTATTCTTTCCGGTTTATTTTCATGAATTTCTTTGATATTTTAAAGAATAATCCTACCATAGAATCACAGTATGAATCTATAAATATCAGTAGAAAAGATGAATTCAGAGACATTTTCGAAGGTTTTCAGAAGGACAATATCTTCAAAAACGATATTCCAGATTTTATCCTGGGAAGTCTCACCACACAGATCTTTATCATTGCCGATAATTGGCTCATTCACAACAGTCTTTCTTTTAAACTCAACAAAGATGAGGCAGTAAAACATTATGCATTAATTCAGATGAATCTCTTTTATCCATTGCTTACCGAAGAACAGCAAAAACTGTATGAATTAAAATATGTAAGTGAGATATGA